The proteins below are encoded in one region of Manis pentadactyla isolate mManPen7 chromosome 2, mManPen7.hap1, whole genome shotgun sequence:
- the LOC118934807 gene encoding RNA/RNP complex-1-interacting phosphatase, whose amino-acid sequence MSQWHPAHYLWGHRGVFSGRPSGERKGGSHAPERWKDYIPVGQRMPGTRFIAFKVPLKKSFEENLAPEECFSPLDLFNKVQEQNEELGLIVDLTYTHRYYKPEDLPETVPYLKIYTIGHQVPDDDTIFKFKYAVNGFLKENKDNDKLIGVHCTHGVNRTGYLICRYLIDVEDMRPDDAIELFNRCRGHCLERQNYIEDLQNGPIRKNWESSVSRSSGFEDTTHLMEPVHTTNKSVNQEPRYNLHRTQGYRTPSRHFHIQNQGLQQSIRKFSPYQDVYRRDRIPPPGPPGGDYSQNRYSWNVKPNASQATQNKRWSSGSYYRLSYPTYCGWTE is encoded by the exons ATGAGCCAATGGCATCCTGCACACTACCTTTGGGGCCACAGAGGCGTCTTTTCCGGACGGCCCTCCGGCGAGAGGAAGGGTGGAAGCCACGCCCCCGAAAG GTGGAAAGACTATATCCCAGTTGGACAGCGGATGCCAGGAACCCGTTTCATTGCTTTCAAAGTTCCTTTGAAAAAG AGTTTTGAAGAGAATCTTGCTCCAGAAGAATGTTTTTCCCCCTTGGATCTTTTTAACAAAGTCCAAGAACAGAATGAAGAACTTGGACTGATTGTTGATTTAACATATACTCACCGCTATTACAAGCCAGAG GACTTACCAGAAACTGTTCCTTACTTAAAAATTTATACAATTGGGCATCAGGTACCTGATGATGACaccatttttaaattcaaatatgcTGTTAATgggtttttgaaagaaaataaagataatg acaaaCTTATTGGCGTCCACTGTACCCATGGTGTAAACAGGACTGGCTACCTCATCTGCAG ATATTTGATTGATGTAGAAGACATGAGGCCAGATGATGCAATTGAAT TATTCAACAGGTGCCGAGGACATTGCTTGGAAAGACAAAACTACATTGAGGACCTTCAGAATGGGCCCATCAGAAA GAATTGGGAGTCCAGTGTATCCAGATCAAGTGGTTTTGAAGACACAACACATCTGATGGAACCAGTCCACACCACTAATAAGTCTGTTAACCAAGAACCTAGGTATAACCTACATCGAACACAAGGTTACAGAACACCTTCTCGGCATTTCCACATACAGAATCAAGGTTTGCAGCAGTCAATAAG aaaattttcaCCATATCAGGATGTTTACCGGAGAGACCGTATCCCTCCTCCTGGTCCCCCGGGAGGAGACTATTCTCAGAATAGGTACTCTTGGAATGTAAAGCCAAATGCCAGTCAAGCAACCCAGAATAAAAGGTGGTCTTCTGGCAGTTACTACAGACTCTCCTATCCAACCTATTGTGGATGGACTGAGTGA
- the C2H2orf78 gene encoding uncharacterized protein C2orf78 homolog has translation MERRPVTSDIHPGHTCSLASVTEISSTILSSSLVSTVVVSSSSLTMSENFQNPSLLGTSHSLKFPVPVVSHAASSLTGRVCDFSRVSAPTASSTWLPPSASGTSFQPLMGTAYLYQHSSTTVLSAVTSQRQISTSVGDFTMTATNQNRAMCTATQYAQTLYANYMVPVYPSLSGRLVQGTPSQMLNQGHSLSHLYQQGSQIYYYNQGTMGTLRSGELVPCWQSYGSVTNTGSRASAPQPEMTVLQEIQPAGTQPPVSTSGIYYYVSAQTITETRFQGECKQQVWRGIRSAFKRKVK, from the exons ATGGAGAGA CGACCAGTGACCAGTGATATTCATCCTGGACACACGTGCTCTTTGGCTTCAGTCACTGAGATATCATCTACTATATTATCCTCATCTCTTGTATCTACAGTtgttgtttcctcttcttctctgaccatgtctg aaaatttccaaaatccATCTTTACTTGGAACTTCACATTCTCTGAAGTTCCCTGTTCCTGTGGTGAGCCATGCAGCTTCTTCCTTAACAGGAAGAGTCTGCGATTTCTCCAGAGTctctgctcccactgccagtTCAACATGGCTGCCGCCATCAGCCTCTGGCACCTCTTTCCAGCCACTCATGGGGACTGCCTACCTTTACCAACATTCCAGCACAACTGTGTTGTCTGCAGTTACCAGCCAGCGCCAGATCTCCACTTCAGTTGGAGACTTCACTATGACTGCCACTAACCAGAACAGAGCCATGTGCACGGCAACGCAGTATGCTCAGACTTTGTATGCCAATTACATGGTCCCTGTGTATCCATCACTTTCTGGCAGGCTTGTTCAGGGAACACCATCCCAGATGCTAAATCAGGGACATAGCCTGTCACATCTGTACCAGCAAGGGAGCCAGATATATTATTACAATCAAGGCACAATGGGGACTCTGCGATCTGGAGAACTTGTCCCCTGCTGGCAATCCTATGGCTCTGTGACAAATACAGGAAGTAGGGCCTCTGCCCCTCAACCAGAAATGACGGTACTACAGGAGATTCAGCCCGCAGGTACCCAACCACCAGTCTCCACATCTGGAATCTACTACTACGTGTCTGCTCAAACCATCACAGAAACACGTTTTCAAGGTGAGTGCAAACAGCAAGTATGGAGAGGAATAAGGTCAGCATTCAAAAGAAAGGTCAAATAG